One Streptomyces sp. CG4 genomic window, GGGTGTCCTCCATCGTTCTCGGCATATGGCTGCCGAAGCCAATTACGTGCACTGCGGTGTGCGGCGCCTCCGAAGCCGGCGTGTAGGGGCAGGTGTACTTACTAGCCCTACCCGCTCCACCGAGCCGATCGCAAGTGCGTTCTGTTCAGGTATGTCCTATTCTGTGAGTTTCTTCGGGTGCCGGAGTGCGCATGGAAGGCGTAATGTTCGAGAGCAGTCAGCGTCCACGACCTCAGGAGAGAGACGGCATGGACCACGGGACGGTCGGCAGCGCACCTCCGGGCCGGCTTCTGGTGGAGGTGCGGGAAGCGGGCTCCAGCGCCGTTGTGACACCTGCGGGTGAACTGGATCACCACACCGCCGATCTTTTGCGCGAACCCCTCGAAGCCCTTCTGGCCGAAGGCTTCTCGCGCCTGGTCGTGGACTGCACACGCCTGGAGTTCTGCGATTCCACGGGGCTGAACGTGCTGCTCGGCGCCCGGCTGAAGGCGGAGGCCGCCGGCGGCGGGGTCCATCTGGCCGGCATGCAGCCGGTGGTCGCCCGCGTGTTCGAGATCACGGGTGCCGAGGCGGTCTTCACCGTGCACGACTCCGTGGAGGCGGCCCTGCCCGACGGCGCCGACTGAGTCCGCCGTCCCCGTGTTTCTCCGCCTTCCCCGCGCCGCCCGCCGTGGCCGCCCGGATCCCGCACGCCGAAATCAGGGGTGTTGTGCCGGATCGGCCGGGCAGGAGAGGGCAGGGGAAGGGGGACACACCCTGACGACACCCTGACGACAGCCGGCCCGGACCGCCCCGGGACCGGCGCGACGACGGGACGGACGTACGTGCGACGGACGGGCGAGCAGTACATCCCGCACATCCCGCGCGGACGACGGGCGGACGACGGACGGAC contains:
- a CDS encoding STAS domain-containing protein, producing MDHGTVGSAPPGRLLVEVREAGSSAVVTPAGELDHHTADLLREPLEALLAEGFSRLVVDCTRLEFCDSTGLNVLLGARLKAEAAGGGVHLAGMQPVVARVFEITGAEAVFTVHDSVEAALPDGAD